A window from Onychostoma macrolepis isolate SWU-2019 chromosome 07, ASM1243209v1, whole genome shotgun sequence encodes these proteins:
- the LOC131544668 gene encoding uncharacterized protein LOC131544668, producing the protein MNSRQPAPCRSTLIHQGPPKRYYLHTEKKVLDEDGKVRKWTYGKKDTSKPNKIILLVGETGAGKTTLINTMINYLLNVKFEDEIWYEITEAAAGDQSESQTSEITVYEVCPSKSPISLTIIDTPGYGDTRGLDKDLEVAENLATLFQSNDGVHEVDAVCFVIQASKNRLSDRQHYIISSILSLFGKDIVDNIVFLITHSDGLPPKNVLGAIKKAKIPSRRDKSGQPVHFSFNNRQADDRHTRERHIRAQRDAWEDSMEDMKQFLQSLNEMNKRSLELTSDVLIERIRFEASVCNIKLRLQEKELKKAEKLQIQEAMMQNKEKIEECKNFAINIKKTVKEKVPIESKSWKHRKATTCTVCEENCHEFDCWWGSNPSKCEVMKDGFCTVCTGKCHHSKHVKENKKYVVRTSSTTIEYDSTRKKTKKSQQQTNRFSAVMDDVDKDLQEIETHKSILLFNAYRTIKHLSQIALKPDSAFTLQHLDFFIPRVREAGKEDWAKDLEEMRRNAETEEVNKDALSYLKAGLAKMFLSRK; encoded by the exons ATGAATTCCAG ACAGCCAGCACCATGCAGGTCAACTCTGATTCATCAAGGTCCTCCAAAACGATATTATCTACATACAGAGAAAAAAGTGCTTGATGAAGATGGGAAAGTCAGAAAATGGACTTACGGGAAAAAAGACACCAGTAAACCAAACAAAATCATTCTGCTGGTGGGAGAGACTGGTGCTGGTAAGACGACTCTCATCAACACCATGATCAACTACTTACTGAATGTGAAGTTTGAGGATGAAATATGGTATGAAATCACAGAAGCAGCAGCCGGAGATCAATCAGAATCACAAACCTCTGAAATCACTGTGTATGAGGTCTGTCCTTCAAAGAGTCCCATATCACTCACCATCATTGATACTCCAGGCTACGGAGACACTAGAGGACTGGACAAAGATCTGGAAGTTGCTGAGAATTTAGCCACTTTGTTTCAGAGCAATGATGGAGTTCATGAAGTTGATGCCGTCTGCTTCGTGATTCAAGCATCTAAGAATCGTCTCTCAGATCGACAGCATTACATTATCAGTTCAATTCTGTCTTTGTTTGGAAAAGACATTGTGGAcaacattgtgtttttaatcACACACTCTGATGGTCTGCCACCCAAAAACGTCCTCGGTGCCATTAAAAAAGCTAAAATCCCCTCCAGACGAGACAAAAGTGGCCAACCTGTTCATTTCTCGTTCAACAACCGTCAGGCTGATGATCGTCACACTAGAGAACGTCACATCCGTGCTCAAAGAGACGCCTGGGAAGACAGCATGGAAGATATGAAGCAATTCCTTCAGTCTCTGAACGAAATGAACAAAAGAAGTTTAGAGTTGACTTCAGATGTCCTGATCGAGCGCATTCGATTTGAAGCATCCGTCTGCAACATAAAGCTGCGACTTCAAGAGAAAGAGCTGAAAAAGGCTGAAAAACTTCAGATTCAGGAGGCAATGATGCAAAACAAGGAAAAGATTGAAGAGTGTAAAAACTTTGCCATTAACATCAAAAAGACTGTCAAAGAGAAGGTGCCCATTGAGAGCAAGTCATGGAAGCACAGGAAGGCAACGACCTGCACCGTCTGTGAGGAAAACTGCCATGAGTTTGACTGCTGGTGGGGTTCAAATCCCAGCAAATGTGAAGTCATGAAAGATGGATTCTGCACCGTGTGCACAGGGAAGTGTCATCACAGCAAACACgtcaaagaaaacaagaaatacGTCGTCAGAACCTCAAGCACAACGATAGAATATGACTCTACAagaaagaaaactaaaaaatcCCAACAACAAACCAACAGGTTTTCAGCTGTAATGGATGATGTTGACAAAGATCTGCAGGAGATTGAAACCCATAAGTCAATTCTTCTGTTCAATGCTTACAGGACCATCAAGCATCTGTCTCAGATCGCATTAAAACCAGACTCTGCCTTCACTCTTCAGCATCTGGACTTCTTCATCCCCAGAGTGAGGGAGGCTGGGAAAGAAGACTGGGCCAAAGACCTGGAAGAAATGAGGAGAAACGCTGAAACTGAAGAAGTGAATAAAGATGCTCTCAGTTATCTTAAAGCTGGTCTGGCAAAAATGTTCCTTAGTAGGAAATGA